In Halorubellus sp. JP-L1, one DNA window encodes the following:
- a CDS encoding pro-sigmaK processing inhibitor BofA family protein, with protein MVSARALVVNAIVGLLILFLANVLGLGVQISLITLLICAIFGVPGAILVIVLALLDVAFAAMIVPQLPV; from the coding sequence ATGGTCTCCGCACGCGCACTCGTCGTCAACGCCATCGTCGGCCTGCTCATCCTCTTCCTCGCGAACGTGCTCGGTCTCGGCGTCCAGATCTCGCTCATCACCCTCCTCATCTGTGCGATATTCGGCGTACCAGGAGCGATACTCGTCATCGTGCTCGCGCTGCTCGACGTCGCGTTCGCCGCGATGATCGTGCCCCAACTACCGGTCTGA
- a CDS encoding NAD(P)-dependent oxidoreductase has protein sequence MSDNTVLVTGGTGFIGSYVAKDLVEHGHDVVAYDLSTDERILEKVGIADEVETRRGDVSDPTDVVSAVADTGTTHIVHLAALLTNTAEENPRAAMEVNVEGTSNVFEAARTLDDQVERVAWASSAAIYAPPHHYDDGGDWWVTEEDLTYPDTLYGATKEYNEHQARVYREEYGVSDVALRPTVAYGPYRETGGSAFLANIVEKPALGEPFEVDYGTEEIDWQHVADIAQAFRLGAFADEDDLTQRVYNVRGELASVREAAETVERIVPDADITVNDDGELPWTQRLDMTKAQEDLGYEPEYGLEEGFRSYINTLRKENGLDAV, from the coding sequence ATGAGCGACAATACTGTCCTCGTTACCGGTGGCACGGGATTCATCGGGTCCTACGTTGCGAAGGACCTCGTCGAGCACGGACACGACGTGGTCGCGTACGACCTCTCGACGGACGAACGCATACTCGAAAAAGTCGGGATCGCCGACGAGGTGGAGACGCGTCGCGGCGACGTCTCCGACCCGACGGACGTCGTGAGCGCGGTCGCGGACACCGGCACGACGCACATCGTGCACCTCGCGGCGCTCCTGACGAACACCGCCGAGGAGAACCCGCGCGCGGCGATGGAGGTGAACGTCGAGGGCACGAGCAACGTCTTCGAGGCCGCGCGGACGCTCGACGACCAGGTCGAGCGCGTCGCGTGGGCGTCGAGCGCGGCGATCTACGCGCCGCCACACCACTACGACGACGGCGGCGACTGGTGGGTGACTGAAGAGGACCTCACGTACCCGGACACGCTCTACGGCGCGACGAAGGAGTACAACGAGCACCAGGCTCGCGTCTACCGCGAGGAGTACGGCGTCAGCGACGTCGCGCTCCGGCCGACGGTCGCGTACGGCCCGTACCGCGAGACGGGCGGGTCGGCGTTCCTCGCGAACATCGTCGAGAAGCCCGCGCTCGGCGAGCCGTTCGAGGTCGACTACGGCACCGAGGAGATCGACTGGCAGCACGTCGCCGACATCGCGCAAGCCTTCAGGCTCGGGGCGTTCGCGGACGAGGACGACCTCACGCAGCGTGTGTACAACGTCCGCGGCGAACTCGCGAGCGTCCGCGAGGCCGCCGAGACCGTCGAGCGCATCGTGCCGGACGCGGACATCACGGTGAACGACGACGGCGAACTCCCGTGGACGCAGCGCCTCGACATGACGAAAGCCCAGGAGGACCTCGGGTACGAGCCCGAGTACGGGCTCGAGGAGGGCTTCCGGAGCTACATCAACACGCTCCGGAAGGAGAACGGCCTGGACGCCGTCTGA
- a CDS encoding YihY/virulence factor BrkB family protein, whose protein sequence is MTHEHHVKYPAAALAYYAFVSQIPLLILVVALIGDQLVSEVQGITPDFLTPDAQQLLSEALVTASGRAWAALFAVGVLAWSGANIVIGFQTVVNRVERAPRESLRTQLHDASSILGSFGLVVVAIILTNLIFALVPIGRVLSSSKPFVQFGMLTIAFLPLYYAPSRVVTSLTEALPGALTAATGWTVLLTAISAYAANAPRYALYGVLSGIIIILTSFYLGAIVLMIGAIVNTVIADTDDSEGSSRRSRRQ, encoded by the coding sequence ATGACTCACGAGCACCACGTCAAGTATCCGGCGGCCGCGCTCGCGTACTATGCGTTCGTATCCCAGATCCCACTCCTGATATTGGTGGTCGCTCTCATCGGCGACCAACTCGTCAGTGAGGTCCAGGGGATCACGCCCGACTTTCTCACCCCCGATGCCCAGCAGCTACTCTCCGAGGCATTGGTTACCGCATCGGGGCGAGCCTGGGCGGCACTGTTCGCAGTCGGCGTGCTTGCCTGGAGCGGCGCAAACATCGTGATCGGCTTCCAGACGGTCGTTAACCGGGTCGAACGTGCTCCCCGAGAATCACTTCGCACGCAGCTTCACGATGCCAGTAGTATCCTGGGCTCCTTCGGCCTGGTCGTCGTCGCGATAATCCTCACGAACCTGATTTTTGCGCTCGTACCGATCGGCCGAGTTCTTTCTTCTAGCAAGCCGTTCGTTCAATTCGGCATGCTGACGATCGCGTTCCTCCCCCTCTATTATGCCCCATCGCGAGTGGTGACTTCACTTACAGAGGCGCTCCCAGGGGCTCTGACGGCCGCGACCGGGTGGACCGTCCTGCTGACAGCAATCAGCGCGTACGCCGCTAATGCCCCTCGATACGCGCTCTATGGCGTTCTCAGTGGGATCATCATCATCCTCACGAGCTTCTATCTGGGCGCTATCGTGCTCATGATCGGAGCGATCGTGAACACTGTAATTGCCGATACGGACGACAGCGAGGGATCGTCGCGTAGGTCCCGAAGACAATAA
- a CDS encoding thiamine pyrophosphate-binding protein — MNTAERVVETLDALDTEYVFGYPGGRVIELFETIAHGDSDVEVVRPRDEREASQMAEAYGRMTSTPAVLAGQGPWIGSLGNMGQMEARLASSPLVTLTEASERGDYSTLAPYQQSRGDYGGLSLPKILDGVTKEWWFPRSSTETVRSVQLAFKHATAGRPGPTAVILDGDAVSDDYPEDAVPPVWDDERQVQNWQSQPTDRDVAAAVEHLEAAEKPVIIAGNGVHAADAYDELKAVADAYDAVVATSYLGKSTIAETDERAAGVIGSFGHEGANQVVSEADALLVVGCRMNPMDTNWQAASFIDPDEQTIIHADIDTRNAGWVYPADVGLIGDAAESLRALAATGDGESGEGGDWALDRAEEAREDFAVEKCESDSVPIKPHRACKAIEQVVDEDTVVTADSGNNRFWLLNYLQTDSTQSYYGSGGVGGMGWAQPAAVTAALLGHDAIAVAGDGGFTMTMTAVETAVDHDVAPTFVVLNDTSLGMVRQMDEDIAGVEFHDTDFVKMAEGMGGRGVRVTEPDDLVPALENAKAASEPTVVDVRIDRDEDMAEQLASSFYNEVGGLHE, encoded by the coding sequence ATGAACACCGCCGAACGGGTCGTCGAGACGCTCGACGCGCTCGACACCGAGTACGTGTTCGGGTATCCGGGCGGGCGCGTCATCGAGCTGTTCGAGACGATCGCGCACGGCGACAGCGACGTGGAGGTCGTTCGGCCGCGCGACGAGCGCGAGGCCAGCCAGATGGCGGAGGCGTACGGGCGAATGACGAGCACGCCCGCCGTGCTCGCGGGCCAGGGTCCGTGGATCGGGAGTCTCGGGAACATGGGCCAGATGGAGGCGCGCCTCGCGTCGTCGCCGCTCGTGACGCTCACGGAAGCGAGCGAGCGCGGTGACTACTCGACGCTCGCGCCCTATCAGCAGTCCCGCGGCGACTACGGCGGCCTCTCTCTGCCGAAGATCCTCGACGGCGTGACGAAGGAGTGGTGGTTCCCGCGGTCGTCGACTGAAACTGTTCGGTCAGTACAGCTCGCGTTCAAGCACGCGACCGCGGGCCGGCCCGGCCCGACCGCGGTCATCCTCGACGGGGACGCAGTCAGCGACGACTATCCCGAGGACGCGGTGCCGCCGGTGTGGGACGACGAACGGCAGGTGCAGAACTGGCAGAGCCAGCCGACTGACCGCGACGTCGCCGCCGCCGTCGAGCACCTCGAGGCCGCGGAGAAGCCCGTGATAATCGCGGGCAACGGCGTGCACGCGGCGGACGCGTACGACGAACTGAAGGCCGTCGCGGACGCGTACGACGCAGTCGTCGCGACCTCGTACCTCGGGAAGTCGACGATCGCGGAGACCGACGAGCGCGCGGCGGGCGTCATCGGGTCGTTCGGCCACGAGGGCGCGAACCAGGTCGTGAGCGAGGCGGACGCGCTCCTCGTCGTCGGCTGCCGGATGAACCCGATGGACACGAACTGGCAGGCGGCGTCGTTCATCGACCCCGACGAGCAGACGATCATCCACGCGGACATCGACACGCGCAACGCCGGCTGGGTGTACCCCGCCGACGTCGGTCTCATCGGCGACGCCGCCGAGAGCCTGCGCGCGCTCGCCGCGACCGGCGACGGGGAGAGCGGCGAGGGCGGCGACTGGGCGCTCGACCGCGCGGAGGAAGCCCGCGAGGACTTCGCGGTCGAGAAGTGCGAGAGCGACAGCGTCCCCATCAAGCCCCACCGGGCGTGCAAGGCCATCGAGCAGGTCGTGGACGAGGACACCGTCGTCACGGCGGACTCGGGGAACAACCGCTTCTGGCTCCTGAACTACCTCCAGACGGACTCGACGCAGTCGTACTACGGCTCCGGGGGCGTCGGCGGCATGGGGTGGGCGCAGCCCGCCGCCGTCACCGCCGCGCTCCTCGGGCACGACGCGATCGCGGTCGCGGGCGACGGCGGGTTCACGATGACGATGACCGCCGTCGAGACCGCGGTCGACCACGACGTCGCGCCGACGTTCGTCGTCCTGAACGACACGAGCCTCGGGATGGTCCGCCAGATGGACGAGGACATCGCGGGCGTCGAGTTCCACGACACCGACTTCGTGAAGATGGCCGAAGGCATGGGCGGCCGCGGCGTCCGCGTCACCGAACCCGACGACCTCGTGCCCGCGCTCGAGAACGCGAAAGCCGCGAGCGAGCCGACGGTCGTCGACGTCCGCATCGACCGCGACGAGGACATGGCCGAACAGCTCGCGTCGTCGTTCTACAACGAAGTCGGCGGGCTGCACGAGTAA
- a CDS encoding EthD family reductase encodes MIKLVNMLVRADDLTHEEFVDYWYDEHVPLAKGLPHAKKYATSVPTDPDRSEYDGVVELYFEDMGDLQAAFESDVGEAVQADLAEFAKPDEGATLYVEETVQFDDESEDR; translated from the coding sequence ATGATTAAGCTTGTGAACATGCTCGTCCGCGCGGACGACCTGACCCACGAGGAATTCGTCGACTACTGGTACGACGAGCACGTCCCGCTCGCGAAGGGACTTCCCCACGCGAAGAAGTACGCGACGAGCGTCCCGACGGACCCGGACCGCAGCGAGTACGACGGCGTCGTCGAACTGTACTTCGAGGACATGGGCGACCTGCAGGCGGCGTTCGAGTCCGACGTCGGCGAGGCCGTACAGGCCGACCTCGCGGAGTTCGCGAAGCCCGACGAGGGGGCGACGCTGTACGTCGAGGAGACCGTCCAGTTCGACGACGAGTCGGAGGACCGATGA
- a CDS encoding phosphoenolpyruvate carboxykinase (ATP) translates to MSDIGMERPATSTRRSDFPDPKSTPNVTYAPALDELRSFSTHLETTTEYDSPSYVSEYRSRSADRTRNTVDHEFDEADYGLVADAVDCIGDGEWVCLDRRMGRHEDVAAVCRLFVPKAYGRIALAWAKLFEPVDADEPVEPDYVTVQVPDADETAIRVLAEEGVTAVVGSDYTGEAKKSFLRLFMFDAKRQGGLGLHAGSKRVTVRQSPDDADADDADGEDEGDLATVGQVFLGLSATGKSTLTAHSCWLDEANGESAAMLQDDVCALTRDGEVAGSEGKGLFIKTIGLDRDEQAALYDAATHESAVLENVAVDDDGTVHFDEDRYTTNSRAVVQREHLDSADEDVDLDGVDQVFFITRNPLMPPVAKLDETEAAVAFMLGESIQTSAGDPDAAGEAIRVVGTNPFIMGSEGEEGNRFRDLVSELGVECYVLNTGCVGTGDDAVDVGVEESVTLLREIARDSVDWTRDDRMGLEIPSSVPGIDVSEFYVPDHVDDYERAATELRRERLQYLAQFDALDDDVADGVY, encoded by the coding sequence ATGTCAGACATCGGGATGGAACGCCCGGCGACCTCGACACGACGGTCGGACTTCCCCGACCCGAAATCCACACCGAACGTGACCTACGCGCCAGCACTCGACGAACTCCGCTCCTTCTCCACGCACCTCGAAACCACGACCGAGTACGACTCGCCCAGTTACGTGAGCGAGTACCGGTCGCGGAGCGCCGACCGCACGAGGAACACGGTCGACCACGAGTTCGACGAGGCCGACTACGGGCTCGTCGCGGACGCCGTGGACTGCATCGGCGACGGCGAGTGGGTGTGCCTCGACCGGCGGATGGGCCGGCACGAGGACGTCGCCGCGGTCTGCCGGCTGTTCGTCCCGAAGGCGTACGGTCGAATCGCGCTCGCGTGGGCGAAGCTCTTCGAGCCCGTCGACGCCGACGAGCCCGTCGAACCGGACTACGTCACGGTCCAGGTCCCCGACGCCGACGAGACAGCAATTCGCGTGCTCGCCGAGGAGGGCGTGACCGCCGTCGTCGGGAGCGACTACACGGGCGAGGCGAAGAAGTCGTTCCTCCGCCTGTTCATGTTCGACGCGAAGCGCCAGGGCGGCCTCGGGCTGCACGCCGGGTCGAAGCGCGTCACCGTCCGCCAGTCGCCCGACGACGCCGACGCGGACGACGCCGACGGCGAGGACGAGGGCGACTTGGCGACGGTCGGCCAGGTGTTCCTCGGGCTATCCGCGACCGGGAAGTCGACGCTGACTGCGCACAGCTGCTGGCTCGACGAGGCCAACGGCGAGTCCGCGGCGATGCTCCAGGACGACGTCTGCGCGCTCACGCGCGACGGCGAGGTCGCGGGCAGCGAGGGCAAGGGCCTGTTCATCAAGACCATCGGCCTCGACCGCGACGAGCAGGCGGCGCTGTACGACGCCGCGACCCACGAGTCCGCGGTCCTCGAGAACGTCGCCGTCGACGACGACGGCACCGTCCACTTCGACGAGGACCGGTACACGACGAACTCGCGCGCGGTCGTCCAGCGCGAGCACCTCGACAGCGCCGACGAGGACGTCGACCTCGACGGCGTCGACCAGGTGTTCTTCATCACGCGCAACCCCCTGATGCCGCCGGTCGCGAAGCTCGACGAGACCGAGGCCGCGGTCGCGTTCATGCTCGGCGAGTCCATCCAGACGAGCGCGGGCGACCCGGACGCCGCGGGCGAAGCGATCCGCGTCGTCGGCACGAACCCGTTCATCATGGGGAGCGAGGGCGAGGAAGGGAATCGCTTCCGCGATCTCGTCAGCGAACTCGGCGTCGAGTGCTACGTCCTCAACACGGGCTGCGTCGGCACCGGCGACGACGCGGTCGACGTCGGCGTCGAGGAGTCCGTCACCCTCCTCCGCGAGATCGCGCGCGACAGCGTCGACTGGACGCGCGACGATCGCATGGGCCTCGAGATTCCGTCGTCGGTCCCGGGCATCGACGTCTCCGAGTTCTACGTCCCCGACCACGTCGATGACTACGAGCGCGCGGCCACCGAGCTGCGGCGGGAGCGCCTCCAGTACCTCGCGCAGTTCGACGCGCTCGACGACGACGTCGCCGACGGCGTCTACTGA
- a CDS encoding HEWD family protein, producing the protein MTELRKPEGRECERCGRREVWDDRHDTWRVASDDRDDNGDGNSADADAIGDVHCVHEWDIDGSFRPIE; encoded by the coding sequence ATGACCGAGTTACGCAAGCCGGAGGGACGCGAGTGCGAGCGCTGCGGACGACGGGAGGTCTGGGACGACCGCCACGACACGTGGCGCGTCGCGAGCGACGACCGAGACGATAATGGGGACGGCAATAGCGCCGACGCGGACGCGATCGGCGACGTCCACTGCGTGCACGAGTGGGACATCGACGGGTCGTTCCGCCCGATCGAGTGA
- the cutA gene encoding divalent-cation tolerance protein CutA — MPTAYVTAPPEAADELATALVEERLAACVNRVDCRSTYRWTDADGGDATGEDAILRDDEVILLAKTTSERYDALEARIAELHPYDVPCIERFDESGMLPAYADWVADATESQSVEDRGESSEQSGPD; from the coding sequence ATGCCGACCGCGTACGTCACCGCGCCGCCCGAGGCCGCCGACGAGCTCGCGACCGCGCTCGTCGAGGAGCGCCTCGCCGCGTGCGTGAACCGGGTCGACTGTCGCTCTACGTACCGCTGGACCGACGCCGACGGCGGCGACGCCACCGGCGAGGACGCCATCCTGCGCGACGACGAAGTGATCCTGCTCGCGAAGACAACGAGCGAGCGCTACGACGCACTCGAAGCGCGAATCGCGGAACTCCACCCCTACGACGTGCCCTGCATCGAGCGGTTCGACGAATCGGGGATGCTTCCCGCGTACGCGGACTGGGTCGCGGACGCGACCGAGTCCCAGAGCGTGGAGGACCGCGGAGAATCGAGCGAGCAGTCGGGACCCGACTAG
- a CDS encoding metal-dependent hydrolase — translation MELTWYGHSTFGVELGDTSLLIDPFFDNPKTDTDPGALDPDYVLLTHGHADHVGDVDAYEGATLVATPEVVAYCQDEFGDFDAVGGMGMNLGGTVECGDAYVTMHRSDHTNGMETGYEASGGMPAGFVISDTKPTQVADEDSVSFYHAGDTSLMTSMRDVIGPFLEPDVAALPIGDHFTMGPMQAAVAVDWLDVDAAIPIHYDTFPPIEQDPEAFAKEVRATGSDADVVALDGDESFDVTENLMD, via the coding sequence ATGGAACTCACCTGGTACGGTCACTCCACGTTCGGCGTCGAACTCGGCGACACCAGCCTGCTCATCGACCCGTTCTTCGACAACCCGAAGACGGACACCGACCCCGGGGCGCTCGACCCCGACTACGTGCTCCTCACGCACGGGCACGCGGACCACGTCGGCGACGTCGACGCGTACGAGGGCGCGACGCTCGTCGCGACGCCCGAGGTCGTCGCGTACTGCCAGGACGAGTTCGGGGACTTCGACGCCGTCGGCGGCATGGGAATGAACCTCGGCGGGACCGTCGAGTGCGGCGACGCGTACGTCACGATGCACCGCAGCGACCACACGAACGGCATGGAGACGGGCTACGAGGCCTCCGGCGGGATGCCCGCAGGGTTCGTGATCTCGGACACGAAGCCGACGCAGGTCGCGGACGAGGACTCCGTCTCGTTCTACCACGCCGGCGACACCAGCCTCATGACGTCGATGCGGGACGTCATCGGGCCGTTCCTCGAGCCGGACGTCGCCGCGCTCCCGATCGGCGACCACTTCACGATGGGGCCGATGCAGGCCGCGGTCGCCGTCGACTGGCTCGACGTCGACGCCGCCATCCCCATCCACTACGACACGTTCCCGCCGATCGAGCAGGACCCCGAGGCCTTCGCGAAGGAAGTGAGGGCGACCGGGAGCGACGCCGACGTCGTCGCGCTCGACGGCGACGAGTCCTTCGACGTCACCGAGAACCTCATGGACTGA
- a CDS encoding DHH family phosphoesterase yields MGNCIICGTPVDGHICSSHEEDAVFEFEGNSPEQLTPGRYYEGTVDGYAEFGVFVDIGDHVTGLLHRSELDRRLDSLDWDAGDTVYVQVTDVRDNGNVDLGWSIRQRKREFRGHLVQTPQGDELPEGDDGDDDHPSDSTSRSGNTETRTPSSEDAQPEPTDEDDAPSAGEAENTDQTTTDEATSEVATDEASADTSADAPSADAAADEDDAPSAGDEATSDVTATSAVEDAGASESGDVATDDESTDSDEDDAPVGDEAATADESASEGLSRTALGDVADDVGQVVRVEGEVVSIRQTSGPTVFEVRDESDVVEAAAFESAGVRAYPDVEVDDVVRIDGEVERHHDDLQIETEVLDVLEGEEADVVRTRLADALAAEADPGEVDLLADHDAVAAVESEIRDVASTIRQAVFTGRPVVVRHTATADGYVAGAAIERAVLPLVREEHAREDAEYHFFERRPLDDPFYGMDAATDDVTDMLGDRERHGEQFPLVVLADAGSTAESEEGYEFLDVYGVERVAIDATYPDDAVLDDLSAVVNPHVAGVDDEVSSTALAANVAAHVNDDVRVDLSHLPAVSYWEDTPEVYVDLARDADYDVDDVTELRQAMALEAFYQSYKDKRELVDDLLFGRREGLSGHVSDQFREKMRKEVETARRNLTERTADGVTFAVVDTDAFTHRFDFPPEALLVDELHRTLREEYDEPVVTIGLGGDDMRLRSDEDLDVRRVAEQAASTVPEAGIEVVGGREGHVEYLAGERDAVQNAVIAAIAKTFKPA; encoded by the coding sequence ATGGGTAACTGTATCATCTGCGGTACGCCCGTGGACGGGCACATCTGTTCGAGTCACGAGGAGGACGCCGTCTTCGAGTTCGAAGGCAACTCCCCCGAACAGTTGACGCCCGGACGCTACTACGAAGGCACCGTCGACGGCTACGCGGAGTTCGGCGTGTTCGTGGACATCGGCGACCACGTCACCGGCCTCCTGCACCGGAGCGAACTGGACCGACGCCTGGACTCCCTCGACTGGGACGCGGGCGACACCGTCTACGTGCAGGTGACGGACGTGCGCGACAACGGGAACGTCGACCTCGGCTGGTCGATCCGCCAGCGCAAGCGCGAGTTCCGCGGCCACCTCGTCCAGACGCCCCAGGGCGACGAGCTCCCCGAAGGGGACGACGGGGACGACGACCACCCTTCTGACAGTACGTCGCGCTCGGGGAACACCGAGACGCGCACGCCCTCTTCGGAGGACGCCCAGCCGGAACCGACCGACGAAGACGACGCACCGAGTGCCGGCGAAGCCGAGAACACCGACCAGACGACCACCGACGAAGCGACGTCCGAGGTCGCCACCGACGAAGCGAGTGCCGATACCTCTGCCGACGCACCGAGTGCCGACGCCGCAGCCGACGAAGACGACGCACCGAGTGCCGGCGACGAAGCGACGTCCGACGTGACGGCGACGTCGGCCGTCGAGGACGCTGGCGCTTCCGAGTCCGGCGACGTCGCGACGGACGACGAGTCGACCGACAGCGACGAGGACGACGCACCGGTGGGCGACGAGGCAGCGACAGCCGACGAGAGCGCGAGCGAGGGGCTGTCGCGGACGGCTCTCGGCGACGTCGCGGACGACGTCGGACAGGTCGTGCGCGTCGAGGGCGAAGTCGTGAGCATCCGGCAGACGTCCGGGCCGACCGTCTTCGAGGTCCGCGACGAGTCGGACGTCGTCGAGGCGGCGGCGTTCGAGTCCGCGGGCGTTCGCGCGTACCCCGACGTCGAGGTCGACGACGTGGTACGCATCGACGGCGAGGTCGAGCGCCACCACGACGACCTCCAGATCGAGACGGAAGTCCTCGACGTGCTCGAGGGCGAGGAAGCCGACGTGGTGCGAACGCGTCTCGCGGACGCGCTCGCCGCCGAAGCCGATCCCGGCGAAGTCGACCTGCTCGCGGACCACGACGCGGTCGCGGCGGTCGAGAGCGAGATCCGCGACGTGGCGTCGACCATCCGGCAGGCCGTCTTCACGGGCCGACCGGTCGTCGTTCGACACACGGCGACCGCGGACGGCTACGTCGCCGGGGCGGCCATCGAGCGCGCGGTCCTCCCGCTCGTTCGCGAGGAGCACGCGCGCGAGGACGCGGAGTACCACTTCTTCGAGCGCCGGCCGCTCGACGACCCGTTTTACGGGATGGACGCGGCGACCGACGACGTGACGGACATGCTCGGCGACCGCGAGCGACACGGCGAGCAGTTCCCGCTCGTCGTCCTCGCCGACGCCGGGTCGACCGCGGAGTCCGAGGAGGGCTACGAGTTCCTCGACGTGTACGGCGTCGAGCGCGTCGCGATCGACGCGACGTACCCCGACGACGCCGTCCTCGACGACCTCTCGGCGGTCGTGAACCCGCACGTCGCGGGCGTCGACGACGAGGTGTCCTCGACGGCGCTCGCGGCGAACGTCGCGGCGCACGTCAACGACGACGTTCGCGTGGACCTCTCGCACCTGCCCGCGGTGAGTTACTGGGAGGACACCCCGGAGGTGTACGTGGACCTGGCTCGCGACGCCGACTACGACGTCGACGACGTCACGGAGCTCCGGCAGGCGATGGCGCTGGAGGCGTTCTATCAGTCCTACAAGGACAAGCGAGAGCTCGTCGACGACCTCCTGTTCGGTCGCCGTGAAGGCCTCTCGGGGCACGTGAGCGATCAGTTCCGCGAGAAGATGCGCAAGGAAGTCGAGACGGCGCGCCGGAACCTCACCGAGCGCACGGCCGACGGCGTGACGTTCGCGGTCGTGGACACGGACGCGTTCACGCACCGGTTCGACTTCCCGCCGGAGGCGTTGCTCGTGGACGAACTCCACCGGACGCTCCGCGAGGAGTACGACGAACCGGTCGTCACCATCGGGCTGGGTGGCGACGACATGCGTCTGCGGTCGGACGAAGACCTGGACGTGCGTCGCGTCGCCGAGCAGGCGGCGTCGACGGTTCCCGAGGCCGGGATCGAAGTGGTCGGTGGTCGCGAGGGCCACGTCGAGTACCTCGCTGGCGAGCGCGACGCGGTCCAGAACGCGGTCATCGCCGCGATCGCGAAGACGTTCAAGCCCGCCTGA
- a CDS encoding DUF5796 family protein, translated as MTFRGDVAPSTLGVELNEDGVVVEYLDGRNVFYHGPPEKAEGSVRAPPGKLTQVLVTDPTETEGVLVYVNDHDTHDDILEDTGVGRVLLEGDDEEELFPGVTVRSEAYATVVEADPEVARGRVFVFAEDEISEHAYEIV; from the coding sequence ATGACTTTTCGAGGCGACGTGGCGCCGTCGACGCTCGGCGTGGAGCTGAACGAGGACGGGGTCGTCGTGGAGTACCTGGACGGCCGGAACGTGTTCTATCACGGCCCGCCGGAGAAGGCCGAGGGGTCGGTGCGGGCGCCGCCGGGGAAGTTGACGCAAGTGCTCGTGACGGACCCGACGGAGACGGAGGGCGTGCTCGTGTACGTGAACGACCACGACACGCACGACGACATCCTCGAGGACACCGGCGTCGGTCGCGTCCTCCTCGAGGGCGACGACGAGGAGGAGCTGTTCCCGGGGGTGACGGTGCGGTCGGAGGCGTACGCGACCGTCGTCGAGGCGGACCCGGAGGTCGCTCGCGGTCGCGTGTTCGTGTTTGCGGAGGACGAGATCAGCGAGCACGCGTACGAGATCGTTTGA